A single window of Rana temporaria chromosome 1, aRanTem1.1, whole genome shotgun sequence DNA harbors:
- the LOC120945803 gene encoding olfactory receptor 6N1-like encodes MVDPNLKLMLKFIFVGFSSAQSIKLVLFSIFLTIYILTIIANFLIIIIVKLTPSLHTPMYMFIASLSLLEIFYVTVTIPNMLSIFIVKCKTISFEECMTQLYVFFSLGSSECFLLTVMASDRYLAICNPLRYSSLMTTKLCLQLIILSFLCGFSASILTITFIAMLPFCNSNRINHFFCDYPALLALACTKSSTTEAIFFTLSWSIVLTCFFLIMASYVCIFFTIKLSAIKQSKAFSTCISHLTVVLIFYASVIFMYVRPKAKYDLNKDKVVSVVYSVVTPLLNPMIYSLRNKKFQTAVFSSVLRWSIPS; translated from the coding sequence AATTTATTTTTGTTGGATTTTCCAGTGCTCAGAGCATAAAACTTGTCTTGTTCTCAATATTTTTAACCATTTATATTTTGACTATCATTGCAAATTTCCTTATAATTATTATAGTAAAACTGACACCATCTTTACATACCCCTATGTATATGTTCATTGCCAGCCTTTCGTTACTGGAGATCTTCTATGTAACTGTTACAATACCAAACATGTTGTCCATTTTCATAGTGAAATGCAAAACAATCTCATTTGAAGAATGCATGACCCAATTATACGTGTTCTTCTCACTTGGATCATCTGAATGCTTTCTGTTAACAGTAATGGCTAGTGATAGATACCTTGCAATCTGTAATCCactgagatattcatctttaatgaCAACAAAATTATGTCTACAATTGATAATTCTAAGTTTTTTATGTGGGTTTTCTGCCTCAATATTAACAATCACATTTATTGCTATGTTACCCTTTTGTAATTCCAATAGAATAAATCATTTCTTTTGTGATTATCCTGCACTTCTCGCACTAGCCTGCACTAAAAGCAGCACAAcagaagctatattttttactctgtCTTGGAGTATTgtattaacatgtttttttctgatAATGGCGTCCTATGTGTGCATCTTTTTCACTATCAAACTTTCTGCAATAAAGCAAAGTAAAGCTTTTTCCACCTGTATATCTCACTTGACCGTTGTACTTATTTTTTATGCATCTGTTATATTCATGTATGTAAGACCAAAGGCAAAGTATGACCTAAATAAGGATAAAGTTGTGTCTGTTGTGTATTCTGTTGTGACTCCCTTATTAAACCCCATGATATACTCCCTGAGGAATAAGAAGTTTCAAACAGCAGTTTTTAGTTCAGTGCTTAGATGGTCCATTCCATCCTAA